AACGGTGTGCGTCGGTAAAAGCACCTATGCCCGCTGTGGGATTATTGTCAACGTCACCCCCTTCGAACCCGAATGGGAGGGCTATGTCACTCTGGAAATCTCCAATACCACCCCCTTGCCGGCTAAAATCTACGCCAATGAAGGCATTGCTCAGGTGTTGTTCTTTGAAGCTGATGAAGAATGTGAAATCTCGTATGCCGATAAAAAAGGCAAATACCAGAAACAACAATCCATAGTCCTTCCCAAGCTGTAGGAGTCGTCCATGAACCTGTTTGGAAAATCCAATGTTGCCGAATTTTTGGGAGATTTTGTCGTCTATCGCAATCTGATTCCGATGGATAATCGCCTGCCCTCATTGCGTGAACTCCGCGCCAGGCTCGATCTACCCCCGAATGAAATTCCCCGCAAACACGAATTGTCTTATGCGCGCGTGATTGTCGAATTGCTGCGGGAAGCGCGGCGTTTGGAAGCTCCCAAAGCCGAGATCAAACGTCTGGTTTTTATCGGCGATACCCGCATGAGCGATGGCGGTGCATTCGATAACATTTGCCAGCTAGCCGGCTGGGAAGGGATTGTCTTTATTGGCTCGGAAAACGCTGAACCTTTCGAGTTCGAGAGCGTCCAGACTCCCGGCGGTCAAAGCATGGTGCTTTCCAATCGCTGGTCAGCACTCAATGAAAGCGAAGAATATAACCTGCGCCGTTATTGCGCGGTGCGCGGTTTTCCGATTGACGAATCGACCGCCATGATTGTGGATCTGGACAAGACCGCTCTGGGAGCGCGTGGGCGCAATTCAAAAGTGATCGATCAGGCCCGCGTCGAAGCCGTGCGTCAGACGGTGGAATCCCTGCTCGGCGAAGCCTTCAATCTGCAAAGCTTTCTCGACTCCTATAATCAGCTCAATCATCCTGAATTTCATCCCTTTACCGCCGACAATCAGGATTATCTGGCTTATATCTGTTTGATCCTTGGGAGTGGTTTATACGACACCGAGAAGATCATCCGTGAGGTGCGCGGCAAACGATTGCTGACCTTTCGCCAGTTCATTGACCAGGTCGAGACGCATAAAACCCAACTCCCCGCCTCCCTTCAGATGATTCACGAATCGATCTATGCCAACGTCAAAAGCGGTGATCCAACCCCCTTCAAGGCTTTTCGGTATAACGAATACCAGAACACCGTGCACCGCATGGGTTATCTGCCCGACTCGACGCCGCTGAAAAAGTTGTTGGAAGAAGAAATTGTCCTGACACATGAAGTCAGAGCTTTGGCGCTGGACTGGAAACAACAGGGCGCCCTGCTCTTCGGGCTGTCGGACAAGCCCGACGAGGCTTCGGTGCCAACCGCCGAACTGGTCGAAAAGGGCTATCAACCCTTACATCGTACCCTTACCCACGTTGTGGGAAATCCAAAATAATCGCCACATAGGAGGGAAATTTCTCACCCTGTAATCGGAGAGAAATCAGTTAAAGAAGCCCCAATCGTTGCCCCTATTGCAAGACAGGCTGAGCTTTCCCCAGGCTCAGGCTAAGATTGCTTCCTCGAGGAGAGCGAGGTCAACTGCCAGCAATTGAGGGGCAGGCATAGATTTCACGACAATATCCGGGTCTTTCAATCCATGACCGGTACAGATTGCCACCACCCGTTTGCCTTTGGGTTGAATGCGCCCCGCCAATACTTCAGCAGCAAAGCCGGCCAAGCCAGCCGCCGAAGCCGGTTCTACCCACACCCCTTCGCCAGCCAGGGTCTTCTGCATCGCCAGAATTTCTTCGTCACTGACGGCAATAATCCGCCCGCCCGATTCTTCGGCAGCCTGCAAGGCTTGCTCGCCGCGCGCCGGTCTGCCAATGCGGATGGCGGTTGCAACGGTTTCGGGGTGATCGACAGGATGTCCCAAAACCAATGGGGCAGCCCCACATGCCTGCACGCCCAATATGCGCGGTAAACCGCTCTGCCTTGCCTGATCGTATTGACGGAATCCCATCCAATAGGAGGTGATATTGCCGGCGTTACCTACCGGCAGGCACAGCCAATCTGGCGCACTGCCCAACACATCACAGATTTCAAAGGCGGCAGTTTTTTGACCTTCCAAACGAAATGGATTAAGCGAGTTGACCAAAGCAATAGGATGCCGCTGGCAGATCTCGACCACCAGATGCAGGGCATCGTCAAAAGAGCCTTGAATTTGAATCACCTGGGCACCGTAAGCGACAGCACCGGCCAGTTTACCAGCCGCAACTTTTCCCTGCGGGATCAGGACGACTGCTTTTAGACCGGCGCGGGCTGCGTAGGCAGCGGCGGAAGCCGCCGTATTGCCGGTAGAGGCGCAGATGACCGTCTTTGCTCCCCGACCTACGGCTTCGCTAATTGCGGCGGTCATCCCCCGATCCTTAAATGAGCCAGTGGGGTTTAGCCCTTCATACTTGACGTAAAGTTCAAAGTCGCCGCCCCACTGCTCCGCCAGGCGGGGCAGTGGGATCAGCGGTGTATTCCCTTCAGCAAGGGTAACCAGTTGGGTATGTTGGGGAAGGTCCAGTAACGAGCGATAGCGTTGCAGTAAAGGGAGGGTTGACATGCCTCAATCGATGTAAGAGCTGATGAAATCGGGGCGTGCTTCCGGTCGGCGTTCACCACCGTCCGGGGAGGTAGGGCTATCGAAATAGACCTGTTGATCCTCATCAAAACGACCGCGCTCAAAGCCGGTGCCGGCCGGGATCAGCTTTCCGATGATCACATTCTCCTTCAAGCCGTAAAGCGGATCTTTGGCTGCTGCAATCGCCGCGCCTGCCAGCACCTTAATCGTGTGCTGGAAGGAAGAGGCCGAGAGGAAGGAATCGGTGCTGAGCGAGGCTTTGGTAATGCCCAACAGCACGTCCACCGAGCGCGCAATGCGTTTGCCTTGCGCCAATAACTGCTCATTCTTGCGTTTCAATTCGAGGCGGTCAACCAGATCGCCAGGCAGATAATCGCTATCACCGGGGCGGATAATCTGCACCTTGGACATCATCTTGCGGATGATGACCTCAAAGTGCTTATCGTTGATGTTCTGCCCTTGCGAGCGATAGACTTTCTGGACCTCGGTGAGCAGGTACATCTGGCAGGCTTCGCGTCCCTGGATCCTCAGGATGCGATGAGGGTTGAGCGACCCCTCGGTCAGGGGCTGGCCGGGTTCGACTCGATCTCCATCTTTGACCAGCAAGCGGGCTGTCGTGGGAATCTCATAGGCAACTTCTTCGGTCACATCCCGCGCAACAATCACGCGATTGCCCTCGATGCGGACGCGACCATTGTTTTGGGCAACAATGGAGGTGTTGTCATCGGCAAAAGCTATCACATCCCCCTGGCTGACCTCGCCGCCATCTTCGACAGCGATCTTCCAACCTTCCGGGATGTCGTAGGGTTCTTCAATGAGTTGCGAGTTGCGCACACGGATTTCGCGCAGATCGCTGTAGCGGTCTGATTGCATGATCGAGACGATCCCACCAATCTCCGATACGGTGGCTTCTCCCTTGGGCTGGCGGCGTGCCTCGAACAGTTCCTCAACGCGTGGCAGACCGGTAGTAATGTCACCGCCCGCCGCAACACCACCGGTGTGGAAAGTGCGCAAGGTAAGCTGTGTGCCGGGTTCGCCGATCGATTGGGCAGCCACGATCCCCACCGCAGTACCAACCTCTACCATCTTCCCTCGCCCTAAATCCAACCCATAGCATTTGGCACAGACGCCGTGCAGCAATTCACAGGTCAAGGGAGAACGCACCTTCACTTCCTGAATGTTCGAAGCCACAATGCGGCGCACAATGGGGTGATCCAGCAGTTCATCACGCTCTGCCAGGACCTCGCCAGTATCGGGATCGACCACTCGTTCAGCAGCCACTCGCCCATACAGACGCGTGCTCAGTGACTGGCCGGCGACATCGTCACTGCGGCGAATGTAAATACCCTCCTGGGTGCCACAATCCTCATCGTTGATGATCACATCCTGGGCAACATCCACCAGACGACGGGTGAGATAACCGGCATCGGCGGTGCGCAAGGCGGTATCTGCCAGACCTTTGCGCGCGCCGTGGGTGGAGATAAAGTACTCCAGCGCAGTCAGGCCCTCGCGGAAGTTCGAGCGAATCGGTAGGGGGATGATGCGCCCCGAGGGATCTGCCATCAACCCACGCATTCCCGCCAATTGTGAGATTGGTCCAAAACCACCTTTGGTCGCCCCAGAGATAGCCTGCGCAGCCAGATTGCCATGCGGGTCCATGGTTGCCTTGACTGCTTCTGCTACCTTTTGGGTGGTCTGCTGCCAGATCTGGATGACGCGTTCATTCTTTTCTTGCTCGGTGAGCAAACCGCGCCGAAAGTCGCGCTCGACAGCTTCTTGCTCTTGCAAGGCGCTTTCGATGATCTGCGCTTTGTTCGGTGGGATGGTAATATCCGAAACCGCCAGGGTATAGCCGGAACGCGTGGCATATTTAAAGCCGATATCCTTGATCGCATCCGCGACGCTGGGAGTCATCTCTTCACCGCAGACCTCATAGAGTTCAGCAATCAGGTCCTTGATGCCTCCCTTGTCGAGCTCGCGATTGACAAACTGCATGGTAGGCGGCAAAACCCGATTCAAGAGCACGCGCCCAACGGTCGTTTCGACCAGACGCGTTTGAGCCTGAGGCAGGCGATTGTCCTGATCATCATACCAGGTCGTGACCATCACCTTAATGCGAGCATGCAGGTCTACCTGCTCAAGCTCATAGGCTAACTCGACCTCATCCATATCGGCAAAGATGCGCCCATCGCCCTTGTGTGTCTTATTGTCGGTTTTCGACAGGTAATAGATGCCCAAGACCATATCTTTGGATGGACTGATGATCGGTTCGCCATCAGCGGGTTTCAGCAGGTTGCGCGAGGAAAGCATAAGCTGGCGCGCTTCCCAAACCGCTTTCTGAGAAAGCGGCACATGCACCGCCATCTGGTCACCATCAAAATCGGCGTTGAAAGCGGTTGTCACCAGAGGATGCAACTGAATGGCGCTGCCCTCAATGAGCACCGGTTCGAAGGCCTGAATGCCCAGGCGGTGCAGGGTTGGGGCACGGTTGAGCAAAACCGGGCGTTCTTTAATCACCTCTTCTAAAACTTCCCATACTTCGGGGCGGTTACGTTCGATAAAGCGCTTGGCTCCTTTGACGTTGGCAGCGTAACCATGCGAGACCAGGCGCGCGATCACAAACGGGCGATAGAGCTCTAAAGCCATCGTCTTGGGTAAACCACATTGATAGAGCTTAAGGTTCGGGCCTACCACAATCACAGAACGACCGGAATAGTCAACCCGTTTTCCGAGCAGGTTGCGGCGGAAGCGACCTTTCTTACCCTTGAGCATATCACTCAGGGATTTCAATTCTCGCCGCCCGCGGCGGGAGAGCGCCTTACCGCGCTGGGAATTGTCGATCAGCGAATCGACAGCTTCCTGTAACATGCGCTTTTCATTCCGCACGATGACATCCGGGGCGCCTAGTTCCAACAGACGTTTCAAACGGTTGTTGCGGTTGATCACCCGCCGATACAGGTCATTCAAGTCTGAGGTGGCAAAGCGCCCTCCATCCAACTGCACCATGGGGCGCAGGTCGGGCGGGATCACGGGTAAAACCGTCAAGATCATCCATTCCGGTCGGTTGCCCGAACGACGGAAAGCCTCGACCACCTTCAGGCGGCGTGTTGCTTTGCGGCGTTT
This portion of the Anaerolineae bacterium genome encodes:
- a CDS encoding Threonine synthase, translating into MSTLPLLQRYRSLLDLPQHTQLVTLAEGNTPLIPLPRLAEQWGGDFELYVKYEGLNPTGSFKDRGMTAAISEAVGRGAKTVICASTGNTAASAAAYAARAGLKAVVLIPQGKVAAGKLAGAVAYGAQVIQIQGSFDDALHLVVEICQRHPIALVNSLNPFRLEGQKTAAFEICDVLGSAPDWLCLPVGNAGNITSYWMGFRQYDQARQSGLPRILGVQACGAAPLVLGHPVDHPETVATAIRIGRPARGEQALQAAEESGGRIIAVSDEEILAMQKTLAGEGVWVEPASAAGLAGFAAEVLAGRIQPKGKRVVAICTGHGLKDPDIVVKSMPAPQLLAVDLALLEEAILA
- a CDS encoding DNA-directed RNA polymerase beta' subunit translates to MEAKGLKALRISLASPETIRSWSYGEVLKPETINYRRLRPEKDGLFCEAIFGPTRDWQCYCGKYKNPRYKGIVCDKCGVEVTRSSVRRERMGHIELAAPVAHVWYTRRIPSYLGLLLDISRRNLDRVLYFAQYVVTYVDEEARKKALARLEDKITQAEREQAARINQQIAEIKAERDRELKELHERRHQLETHFEEVLAEKLDPIIKAGQRLEISLKEQLGSTAKSAIHFPDTEIVIVESGETITNAHLAKVQKVVKDRLEELESEIKEQKQFELDRITADIERKRAEADLSMEELRSQLEDQAGIARDENSRLRDELLELRPLTFMGESRYRELKSRWGQVFRADMGAEAFYDILRRMDLDKLAEELWTEVRTSKSKQKRRKATRRLKVVEAFRRSGNRPEWMILTVLPVIPPDLRPMVQLDGGRFATSDLNDLYRRVINRNNRLKRLLELGAPDVIVRNEKRMLQEAVDSLIDNSQRGKALSRRGRRELKSLSDMLKGKKGRFRRNLLGKRVDYSGRSVIVVGPNLKLYQCGLPKTMALELYRPFVIARLVSHGYAANVKGAKRFIERNRPEVWEVLEEVIKERPVLLNRAPTLHRLGIQAFEPVLIEGSAIQLHPLVTTAFNADFDGDQMAVHVPLSQKAVWEARQLMLSSRNLLKPADGEPIISPSKDMVLGIYYLSKTDNKTHKGDGRIFADMDEVELAYELEQVDLHARIKVMVTTWYDDQDNRLPQAQTRLVETTVGRVLLNRVLPPTMQFVNRELDKGGIKDLIAELYEVCGEEMTPSVADAIKDIGFKYATRSGYTLAVSDITIPPNKAQIIESALQEQEAVERDFRRGLLTEQEKNERVIQIWQQTTQKVAEAVKATMDPHGNLAAQAISGATKGGFGPISQLAGMRGLMADPSGRIIPLPIRSNFREGLTALEYFISTHGARKGLADTALRTADAGYLTRRLVDVAQDVIINDEDCGTQEGIYIRRSDDVAGQSLSTRLYGRVAAERVVDPDTGEVLAERDELLDHPIVRRIVASNIQEVKVRSPLTCELLHGVCAKCYGLDLGRGKMVEVGTAVGIVAAQSIGEPGTQLTLRTFHTGGVAAGGDITTGLPRVEELFEARRQPKGEATVSEIGGIVSIMQSDRYSDLREIRVRNSQLIEEPYDIPEGWKIAVEDGGEVSQGDVIAFADDNTSIVAQNNGRVRIEGNRVIVARDVTEEVAYEIPTTARLLVKDGDRVEPGQPLTEGSLNPHRILRIQGREACQMYLLTEVQKVYRSQGQNINDKHFEVIIRKMMSKVQIIRPGDSDYLPGDLVDRLELKRKNEQLLAQGKRIARSVDVLLGITKASLSTDSFLSASSFQHTIKVLAGAAIAAAKDPLYGLKENVIIGKLIPAGTGFERGRFDEDQQVYFDSPTSPDGGERRPEARPDFISSYID